Within the Salmo salar chromosome ssa12, Ssal_v3.1, whole genome shotgun sequence genome, the region ATTACAGATCAGCCTTTTACTAGTTAAATCCAGTTTCTAGTATATTAGTTAGTGTGTAACCATTGTcatactcctggtattggatatgactgaaaaataatctgACATTCATACCTGAaatgcacctttatttgccaaggtagagtacacgatcagtgaatatattaaatgtacagtctacaatgtggggatctcatgcatggtaataactacatgtacagtatctcacaaaagtgagtacacccctcacatttttgtaaatttgagtatatcttttcatgtgacaacactgaagaaatgacactttgctacaatgtaaagtagtgagtgtacagcttgtataacagtgtaaatttgctgtcccctcaaaataaacacaacacacagccattaatgtctaaaccgctggcaacaaaagtgagtacacccgtaagtgaaaatgtccaaattgggcccaattagccattttccctccccggtgtcatgtgactcattagtgttacaaggtctcaggtgtgaatgggagcatgtgtgttaaatttggtgtcatcgctctcacactccctcatactgactggtcactggaagttcaacatggcacctcatggcaaagaactctctgaggatctgaaaaaaagaattgttgctctacataaagatggcctgggctataagaagattgccaagaccctgaaactgagctgcagcacagtggccaagaccatacagcggtttaacaggacaggttccactcagaacaggcctcgccatggtcgaccaaagaagttgagtgcacgtgctcagcgtcatatccagaggttgtcttttggaaatagacgtatgagtgctgccagcattgctgcagaggttgaaggggtggggggtcagcctgtcagtgctcagaccatatgccgcacactgcatcaaattggtctgcatggctgtcgtcccagaaggaagcctcttctaaagatgatgcacaagaaagcccgcaaacagtttgctgaagacaagcaaatgtagcagtagcagtagtggtagtagtggtggtggtagcagtggtagtagtggtggtggtagcggtagtggtggtggtcgTTTTTGTCATTTTTGAATTATTGTTATTTAATTTTCTTTACCtttttattttatcagggagtcatactgagaccaaggtctctttttacagatgagccctgaattatATCATATGATTGTGGTTGGTTATAATGAACGTACCTTTTATCAGATAGTAAAACACCTCCTCTTTTCAGCCTCACCAACAGATGTCACCTCTACAGGTACTGTTGACCTTCCACTGACATTCACCACCATTATAAACCTCTCACTAACACACTAGATATTCACCACCATTATAAACCTCTCACTAACACACTAGATATTCACCACCATTATAAACCTCTCACTAACACACTAGATATTCACCACCATTATAAACCTCTCACTAACACACTAGATATTCACCACCATTATAAACCTCTCACTAACACACTAGATATTCACCACCATTATAAACCTCTCACTAACACACTAGATATTCACCACCATTATAAACCTCTCACTAACACACTAGATATTCACCACCATTATAAACCTCTCACTAACACACTAGATATTCACCACCATTATAAACCTCTCACTAACACACTAGATATTCACCACCATTATAAACCTCTCACTAACACACTAAAGTTAATCCTAGACAGTATCTTGTCATCTTAGACAGGATTTTAATAAATAATTTCCCCCTCCCAGTTTCAGCTGTTTCCCCTGCAGCCCCTCCTGCCAACCCCTCTACCCCCCCTGGTAGAGACTTCATCAGAAGACACAGGATGGCTCTAGAGACTCGCATGGCACTCTTACCGTCCTTATTCCGCAGTCTCCAGGATTGTAGGGTTCTGAATgacgaggagagggaggaggtggacaGCAAATCCACCAAGACCCTACAGAAACAAGCCCTGCTGGACATGGTGGTAAGGAAGGGGGCTCGCGCCCAGAAACACTTCTACCAGGTCCTGAAGGAAGTAGATCCCTGGCTGGTCGAAGACCTGGAAGAGCAGTCAGACTGAGACGGGTGCCACGGATACAACATCATCAGGATATATTATATCACTATACTAATACATGCtctgaaagagacagacagacggaggtaGCCATGGATACCACCTCACAACCTGAGAAGATATCAACATTtatcagagacagagagcagtaatTTGAGGAGGAGCCATCCTGACCAGAAGTGGTTGGTGTGTAACGTGATTGGACACCATTCTCACCAGCACTCCCATCAGTCTGTAGTTTACTATACAAGCcccaggtctcaggcaaggtgaCATCACTGAGGCTACTGTCTACCAGACATCCTACCTGTGTTACGCTGGTACCCTGGCTACAGACTACAAGATCAGGGTTACTGTCTACCAGACAACCTACCTGTGTTACTCTGGTACACTGGCTACAGACTACAAGATCAGGGCTACTGTCTACCAGACAACCTACCTATGTTACACTGGCTGCAGACTACAAGATCAGGGCTACTGTCTACCAGACAACCTACCTGTGTTACTCTGGTACACTGGCTACAGACTACAAGATCAGGGCTACTGTCTACCAGACAACCTACCTATGTTACACTGGCTACAGACTACAAGATCAGGGCTACTGTCTACCAGACAACCTACCTGTGTTACCTGGTACACTGGCTACAGACTACAAGATCAGGGCTACTGTCTACCAGACATCCTACCTGTGTTACTCTGGTACCCTGGCTACAGACTACAAGATCAGGGCTACTGTCTACCAGACAACCTACCTGTGTTACTCTGGCACACTGGTTGCAGACTACAAGATGATTGAATTTCTATCTGGAACATGGTGAATGTTGAATCATCTTGGACAGGTCTCAGGAAACAACATGTGAGACAACATCTACCAGACAACTGACTTGTACTGGACAGCTGTACTGGCTGAACACCAGATCAAGATATATCTCTGCTTAGATATATTGTATACGTTTATATAATGGTATTTTTAAGAGCATCCAACTTTTTATATTTTCATGTCATTATTTTCCAACAATAGGGACAAGTGGTCTCCTTTTGTGATTGTTCAGGAAAAATAGACGCAACTCGCTCTTGAGATTACAAATACTGTATATCCTTTATCTAAAAATCTGTACCCGATTAGGGGCTGGCTGTTTGGCAACTGAGGAACGCTGACAGTCAGGTCACAGTGGATCAGATGgtggagagatacagtcctgAGGGAGCTGTTGGAGATCACACTGAAGACCCTGAGGAGGAGGAACCAGAATGATCTGGCTAAATTAGAGAGGTGAAACAGTAGGGAACAATTAGTCTGTTCTTTAGAAGTTCAGTTCCTTGTTTATATGTTGACTGTCATCATCTTTCCTTCACACAACTAGAACCACAACTTGTCACCAAACTGAGAACCATCCTTGATACCGTAGCCCTTGAAATGATGTAGACAGTTAAATAATGATCATTTCTCGACAAAACAATAATCCTAATGtaggtttattttttttatgggCTAATTATTCCTCAACCTGCTCACTTGATCCCATCCCcacaatgtttttgtttgtttgttaaacGATGTCTTAGAAATTGTATATTGCTCTTTAttttgaagctggttgagggaatgccaagagtgtgcaaagctgtcatcaaggcaaagggtggctgctttgaagaatctcatataaaatgtattttatgtttaacacttttttggttactacatgattccatgttttatttcatagtttttatgtcttcactattattctacaatgtagaaaatagtaaaaataaagaaaccctggaatgagtaggtgtgtcaactttgactggtactgtatatgacatgagcTTCAGAGATGGTGACTGTTAAATTTAGGAACTGTCATCATAATAGTATGGCAGTAGTAGTGCTGCTGTTGTTGATTTAATAGAATTATGATACAATTGATTATTTCACCATAGTACATCACCCTCTTTTAATACACAGCCTCACCAACAGAAGTCTACAGGTAACTGGTCTCATCAAACCTTATACTTGTCTTAGTCTCATCAACTCAAAATCATAAGCAATGATAATATGAGGAATTCAATTGTGAAGAACTCATTCTCCCAATGGTTctgtgttgtaaaataatttGTGTGTGATCCATGTTGATTCTACCTGCAGTTTAACCTAGCTCATAAATTGCACCATAAACTGTAACTACTATATTCTTTATGGTCTGGCACTTTATCAAGTGACTTCTTTTGTTCAAGGTCCTGcacagtcaaaatcatgtttttcatgaaatGTGATAATATTTGGATTAAATCAGATCAAAGTATGAAAAATTACTGTTGCTTCTGCATTGATAAAGTTTTATCATAAAGTCCCCTCCCCTT harbors:
- the LOC123725413 gene encoding caspase recruitment domain-containing protein 8-like — protein: MSPELYHMIVVGYNERTFYQIVKHLLFSASPTDVTSTVSAVSPAAPPANPSTPPGRDFIRRHRMALETRMALLPSLFRSLQDCRVLNDEEREEVDSKSTKTLQKQALLDMVVRKGARAQKHFYQVLKEVDPWLVEDLEEQSD